A region of Staphylococcus sp. IVB6181 DNA encodes the following proteins:
- a CDS encoding AbgT family transporter yields the protein MKENAKKKGFMDKFLDIIEKSGNKLPDPVVIFISLCVIILIASFITGSLGVKAKNPADGKVVEAVNLLTPSGIAKMISEAVNNFATFPPLGLVLVVMIGVGIAEKTGYFETVMKYTIEKAPKQIIVPVIIFVGILGNAAGDAAPIVLPPIAAMVFIKLGYHPIAGLVMAYASALGGFSASLVIGMTDALVVSFTEPAAKLVSDAVHVNAAMNYYFLCASTVLVLVVAWFVTVKIVIPRFGHYENRVEEAEADVTPLERRAMIWSNIALVVVLLVIAALTIPENGLLRNPKTGSIINDSPLMDGIVPIITILFLVPGLVYGFVAKTMRTSRQFAEMLGEAMSTMGPFIVIVFFASQMLAYFTWSNLGTILAIKGADALQGQNGVVLILGVLILSAGINMLMGSASAKWAILAPILIPMLMLLGYHPAFTQTIYRVGDSITNPITPMMPYLPLLLSFAQKYQKNIGLGTLIAGLMPYSVAFGIFWTLLLVIWYLLGIPVGPGGPIHLK from the coding sequence ATGAAAGAGAATGCAAAGAAAAAGGGGTTTATGGACAAATTTCTGGATATCATTGAGAAGTCGGGGAACAAACTTCCAGATCCAGTCGTTATCTTTATTTCATTATGTGTGATTATTTTAATTGCTTCGTTTATTACAGGGAGCTTAGGTGTAAAAGCGAAGAATCCGGCTGATGGGAAAGTCGTTGAAGCAGTGAACTTATTAACACCTAGCGGTATTGCGAAAATGATTTCTGAAGCTGTTAACAACTTCGCAACCTTCCCGCCGCTCGGCTTAGTACTGGTCGTTATGATCGGGGTAGGGATAGCAGAAAAGACAGGCTACTTTGAAACTGTGATGAAATACACAATTGAAAAAGCACCTAAACAAATTATTGTACCGGTGATTATATTTGTCGGGATTTTAGGGAACGCAGCCGGGGATGCAGCACCGATTGTATTGCCTCCGATTGCGGCGATGGTCTTTATTAAATTAGGCTATCATCCGATTGCTGGGCTGGTAATGGCTTATGCCTCAGCACTCGGCGGATTTTCAGCCAGTTTAGTCATCGGGATGACTGACGCATTAGTGGTTTCCTTTACAGAACCCGCAGCTAAATTGGTCAGCGACGCTGTCCATGTGAATGCGGCGATGAACTATTATTTCTTATGTGCTTCTACAGTATTAGTGTTAGTTGTGGCTTGGTTTGTGACGGTAAAAATTGTCATACCGAGATTCGGACATTACGAGAACCGTGTAGAAGAAGCTGAAGCAGATGTAACACCGCTTGAACGCCGTGCCATGATTTGGTCGAACATTGCTTTAGTTGTGGTATTACTTGTCATTGCGGCACTGACAATTCCAGAAAACGGTTTGCTGAGAAATCCGAAGACAGGCAGTATTATCAATGACTCGCCGTTAATGGATGGCATTGTACCGATTATTACGATTTTATTCTTAGTACCTGGTTTAGTGTATGGGTTTGTCGCAAAGACGATGCGTACGTCACGCCAATTTGCTGAAATGCTTGGCGAAGCGATGAGTACAATGGGACCATTTATCGTGATTGTCTTCTTCGCATCGCAGATGCTCGCATACTTTACTTGGAGTAATTTAGGAACAATCTTAGCCATCAAAGGCGCAGATGCCTTGCAAGGTCAAAATGGTGTAGTACTTATTTTAGGAGTCCTGATTCTTTCAGCCGGTATTAATATGCTGATGGGAAGCGCCTCTGCGAAATGGGCTATCTTAGCACCGATACTGATACCTATGCTGATGCTGCTCGGTTACCATCCGGCATTTACACAAACAATTTATCGTGTCGGGGATTCGATTACGAACCCGATTACACCGATGATGCCGTACTTGCCGTTGTTGTTATCCTTTGCACAAAAATACCAAAAGAATATCGGCTTAGGTACATTGATTGCAGGGCTTATGCCGTATTCTGTCGCATTCGGTATCTTTTGGACGTTATTGCTTGTGATTTGGTATCTGCTAGGTATTCCAGTAGGACCGGGCGGACCGATTCACTTGAAGTAA
- a CDS encoding M20 family metallopeptidase produces MNYEQYKDRIIAYRRHLHAHPEVSFQEYETAAFIREQLYNMDCKVVELTETSTVAVFNEGKGKKIGLRADIDALPMQEQRTDLEFMSQNKGVMHACGHDGHTAVLLGAAHYFDEHRASIPNEVHCIFQHAEELIPGGAREMVATGYFDDFDFIYGHHLWTPLELGFIDIKEGPASANSDIYHITIKGHGGHASQPNLALDPLVLGAQFVNNLQTIVSRDVYPFDPVVVSNTIFQAGNIGAENVIADKITLGGSVRTTKEENRQLVKRQMERLLATTCESVGATYKLDYLVGYDGVYNDPEKTRFVKQLAETYFPGKVVTKDPMMGGEDFSAFSNIVPSTYVFIGAGTKAGEYDRPHHHPRFALNEDAFEMAFDMFVEVAKHYK; encoded by the coding sequence ATGAACTATGAACAATACAAAGATCGCATTATCGCATATCGCAGACATCTGCATGCACATCCTGAAGTCTCATTTCAGGAATACGAAACAGCCGCATTTATTCGCGAGCAGCTTTATAACATGGACTGCAAAGTGGTAGAACTGACTGAAACAAGTACAGTTGCGGTATTTAACGAAGGCAAAGGTAAAAAGATTGGTCTGCGTGCCGATATTGATGCTTTGCCGATGCAAGAACAACGTACCGATTTAGAATTTATGTCGCAAAACAAAGGGGTGATGCATGCATGCGGGCATGACGGCCACACTGCTGTATTACTCGGTGCAGCTCATTATTTTGATGAACATCGTGCTTCGATTCCAAATGAAGTCCATTGTATCTTCCAGCACGCAGAAGAACTGATTCCGGGCGGTGCGAGAGAAATGGTGGCGACAGGGTATTTTGATGACTTTGACTTTATATACGGCCATCATTTATGGACGCCTTTAGAATTAGGATTCATTGATATTAAAGAAGGTCCGGCCAGTGCCAACTCAGATATCTATCATATTACGATTAAAGGGCATGGCGGACATGCCAGTCAGCCGAATTTGGCATTAGATCCGCTAGTGCTTGGTGCACAATTCGTCAATAACTTGCAGACGATTGTTTCAAGAGATGTCTACCCGTTTGATCCGGTAGTAGTCTCCAATACTATCTTTCAAGCCGGTAATATAGGTGCTGAAAATGTCATCGCTGATAAAATCACACTTGGCGGTTCTGTCCGTACAACGAAAGAAGAAAACAGACAATTGGTTAAAAGACAAATGGAACGTCTGCTCGCAACGACATGCGAAAGTGTTGGTGCAACGTACAAGTTAGATTATCTTGTCGGTTACGATGGTGTTTATAATGACCCGGAAAAGACACGCTTTGTAAAACAATTAGCAGAAACTTATTTCCCAGGAAAAGTCGTCACGAAAGATCCGATGATGGGCGGAGAAGATTTTAGTGCCTTTTCTAATATTGTGCCGAGTACGTATGTCTTTATCGGTGCAGGCACAAAAGCAGGAGAATATGACAGACCGCATCATCATCCAAGGTTTGCTTTGAATGAAGATGCATTCGAAATGGCTTTTGATATGTTTGTGGAAGTGGCGAAACATTATAAATAA
- a CDS encoding bifunctional UDP-sugar hydrolase/5'-nucleotidase: MTQLAFYIVSDVHGYLFPTDYQDKTQRLPMGLLHTKAIIEEDSAQYKNTIRIDNGDFLQGSPIGHYLAKERESAEQLAAIYNQFSFDLGVIGNHEFNFGLNYLKDTLADLDYPVLSANILENGEPFTGHGVTYLQREGLTIGVIGLTTQYIPHWEKAEYIENLTFESAKSTLAQWLPEVRAKSDIVAVCYHGGFERDLESGAPTEALTGENEGYALLDRFHTDIDLLITGHQHREIAQVIHGVPVIQPGSKGNTVGKIVLDYHDQGVHHATAQLLTDDNPDKAVLTDELQQFSDYIEQWLDAPITLLSEDMVVEDQFKARTAPHPYLNFLNYILMEASNAPIAASALFDLSRGFKGEVTMRDVLNNYPFPNTFNVLKLSGQDIKDALEQTAEYFEVQDQEVIVNPEYVEPKPQHYNYDIWSGIAYTIKAGNPKGERITRLTHQGQPIAMHQTYEVVLNNYRAVGGGNYPMFSEDKIIKSITTEGAQLIIDYLQAHPELDIPNVTDFKVEV, translated from the coding sequence TTGACACAACTTGCATTCTATATCGTCAGCGATGTACACGGCTATCTCTTTCCAACTGACTATCAAGACAAGACACAACGATTACCGATGGGGCTCTTGCATACCAAAGCCATCATAGAAGAAGATAGTGCACAGTACAAAAACACGATTCGTATAGATAACGGCGACTTTCTTCAAGGATCGCCTATCGGACATTATCTTGCGAAAGAAAGAGAATCTGCAGAACAGCTGGCGGCGATTTATAATCAATTCAGTTTTGACTTAGGTGTAATCGGAAATCATGAGTTTAACTTCGGTTTAAATTATCTCAAAGACACATTAGCGGATTTAGATTATCCAGTCTTATCTGCGAACATTTTAGAAAACGGCGAACCCTTCACCGGTCATGGTGTCACGTATTTACAAAGAGAGGGATTAACGATTGGCGTGATTGGTTTAACTACACAATATATCCCGCACTGGGAGAAAGCAGAATACATTGAAAATCTGACATTTGAAAGTGCTAAAAGCACATTGGCACAGTGGCTGCCTGAAGTCAGAGCCAAATCTGATATTGTAGCAGTATGTTACCACGGCGGGTTTGAAAGAGATTTAGAAAGCGGTGCACCTACGGAAGCCTTAACTGGAGAAAATGAAGGTTATGCATTGCTCGACCGCTTCCACACCGACATCGACCTCTTAATCACCGGCCACCAGCATCGTGAAATCGCACAAGTCATTCACGGTGTCCCAGTCATTCAGCCTGGTTCTAAAGGCAATACTGTCGGCAAAATTGTCTTAGACTACCATGATCAAGGTGTGCATCATGCGACTGCGCAGCTTTTAACTGATGATAATCCTGATAAGGCTGTACTGACAGATGAGCTTCAGCAATTCAGCGATTATATTGAACAATGGCTGGATGCACCAATCACTTTATTGTCTGAAGATATGGTCGTTGAAGATCAATTTAAAGCACGCACTGCACCGCATCCATACCTTAACTTCTTGAATTACATCTTAATGGAAGCAAGCAACGCTCCTATTGCGGCATCTGCCTTATTTGATTTATCGCGCGGCTTTAAAGGTGAAGTCACAATGCGGGATGTCTTAAACAACTATCCCTTCCCTAATACGTTCAATGTACTGAAGCTCAGCGGACAAGATATTAAAGATGCTTTGGAACAAACAGCTGAATACTTTGAAGTACAAGACCAAGAAGTCATTGTGAACCCTGAATATGTTGAACCCAAGCCTCAGCATTACAATTATGATATTTGGTCAGGTATTGCCTATACTATCAAAGCAGGCAATCCTAAAGGCGAACGTATTACACGTTTGACACATCAAGGACAGCCGATTGCTATGCATCAAACTTATGAAGTCGTACTGAATAATTACCGTGCTGTCGGCGGCGGCAACTATCCAATGTTCAGTGAAGATAAAATTATCAAATCGATCACGACTGAAGGTGCACAGCTTATTATTGATTACTTGCAAGCACATCCTGAATTGGATATTCCGAATGTGACAGATTTCAAAGTTGAAGTATAG
- a CDS encoding DNA-binding protein, with protein sequence MKVIHRYVASSVLIASTLLSASPDTYAQSTTDAPTIGEAEKGKVLMDNSHAQTAGAADWVLDGGFSDYANQIAKKGYQVKELRGQASITPEKLKDTKILVIPEANTPFKSSEQQAMVDFAKQGGSIIFISDHYNADRNLNRIDSSEAMNGYRRGAYNDMTKDMLQDEKQSEAMQGVNSSDWLAENFGVRFRYNGLNNLTTKNMVTGKDAMGITDNVNSVSMHAGSTLAITDPDKAKGIIYTPEGLSSEQKWSHAVDQGVYARGGKAEGPYVAVSKVGKGKAAFIGDSSLVEDSTPKYKREDSGDTKKTYDGFKEADNQQLLSNLTTWLGKQEDAETITALGVSKDQATPLKDFEQPQQSTEPQKEPWSEPKAGYKWYDSSTFAAGSYGGSQSETPKEEQPSSPDEDTSSTSINTNGITFDVPEQLQAGQTFTIKIQFKDQPANQTLKDLRAGIYADGGRQLATFGTQSSPGYSAAQSVQTDSDGNATLTLKGQTISDASGSAHLRLKQGSHNLKTQSITIN encoded by the coding sequence TTGAAAGTAATCCATCGTTACGTCGCAAGTTCTGTTTTAATTGCATCTACACTACTCAGTGCATCACCTGATACATACGCACAAAGTACAACTGATGCACCGACTATCGGAGAAGCTGAAAAAGGCAAAGTACTTATGGATAATTCACATGCCCAAACCGCAGGTGCGGCAGATTGGGTCTTAGACGGCGGCTTTTCTGATTATGCTAACCAAATCGCAAAGAAAGGTTATCAAGTGAAAGAATTACGCGGACAGGCAAGTATCACGCCTGAAAAATTAAAAGATACAAAGATTCTAGTCATTCCTGAAGCGAATACACCTTTCAAATCTTCTGAACAACAGGCTATGGTTGATTTTGCAAAACAAGGCGGCAGTATTATTTTCATTTCTGATCACTATAACGCAGACCGCAACTTGAACCGAATTGATTCATCTGAAGCCATGAACGGCTATCGCCGCGGTGCATACAACGATATGACCAAAGATATGTTGCAAGATGAAAAGCAGTCAGAGGCTATGCAAGGCGTAAACAGTTCTGATTGGTTAGCTGAAAACTTTGGTGTACGCTTTAGATACAATGGTTTAAATAATCTTACAACGAAAAATATGGTAACAGGCAAAGATGCGATGGGCATCACAGATAATGTCAACAGTGTGTCTATGCATGCAGGCTCAACGTTAGCCATTACTGACCCTGATAAAGCAAAAGGTATTATTTATACTCCTGAAGGTTTATCTTCAGAACAAAAATGGTCGCATGCGGTAGATCAAGGTGTCTATGCCAGAGGCGGTAAAGCTGAAGGACCTTATGTCGCGGTGTCTAAAGTCGGCAAAGGCAAAGCGGCATTCATCGGCGATTCATCTTTAGTTGAAGACAGTACACCGAAATATAAACGAGAAGACAGCGGAGATACAAAGAAAACTTATGACGGCTTTAAAGAAGCAGATAATCAGCAATTGCTCTCTAACTTAACAACATGGCTCGGCAAACAAGAAGATGCCGAAACGATAACAGCGCTTGGTGTTTCAAAAGACCAAGCCACACCATTGAAAGATTTCGAACAGCCACAGCAATCAACAGAACCGCAAAAAGAACCTTGGTCAGAACCTAAAGCAGGCTATAAATGGTACGACTCATCAACTTTTGCGGCTGGCAGCTATGGAGGCTCGCAATCTGAAACTCCAAAAGAAGAACAGCCTTCATCACCAGATGAGGATACAAGCAGTACATCTATCAATACGAATGGCATTACATTCGATGTGCCTGAACAGCTGCAAGCAGGACAGACATTTACTATCAAAATTCAATTTAAAGATCAGCCTGCCAACCAAACTTTAAAAGATTTGCGTGCCGGTATTTACGCAGATGGCGGACGCCAGCTTGCGACATTCGGCACACAATCTTCACCAGGTTATAGTGCAGCACAATCTGTTCAAACAGACAGTGACGGCAATGCGACACTGACATTGAAAGGTCAAACAATATCTGATGCTTCAGGGTCTGCACACTTGCGTTTAAAACAAGGTTCGCATAACCTGAAAACACAATCTATAACGATTAACTGA
- a CDS encoding phosphate/phosphite/phosphonate ABC transporter substrate-binding protein, with product MRKKHALKSLFALMMAVILFVSACGNGSSLDNKKESDKEGGSGDYKPKELTVQFVPSQNADKLEAKAKPLEKLLSKELDIPVKVSVSTNYNTIVEAMKSKKVDVGFLPPTAYTLAHDQKAADVLLQAQRFGVNKDGSDSKELTKDYKSEILVKKDSGIKSVKDLKGKKIALQDVTSTAGYTFPLVELDKEGVNVLKDMKVVNMKGHDQAVISLMNGDVDAAAVFNDARKIVKKDEPKVFDETKILKLTKPIPNDTISVRSDMDSKFRDKLKKAFKDIAKTKEGHKVISEVYSHENYVDSKDENFDIVREYDKKVKEMK from the coding sequence ATGAGAAAGAAACATGCGTTAAAGTCACTCTTCGCTTTAATGATGGCAGTTATTTTATTCGTATCCGCTTGCGGCAACGGCAGTTCTTTAGACAATAAGAAAGAAAGTGATAAAGAGGGAGGCAGCGGGGATTACAAACCTAAAGAATTAACAGTTCAATTCGTCCCTTCTCAAAACGCAGATAAGTTGGAAGCGAAAGCAAAACCGTTAGAAAAATTATTATCTAAAGAGTTAGATATCCCAGTGAAAGTTTCAGTTTCAACGAACTACAATACAATTGTTGAAGCAATGAAATCTAAAAAAGTAGATGTTGGTTTCTTACCTCCGACAGCTTATACATTAGCGCATGATCAAAAAGCGGCGGATGTATTGCTTCAAGCACAACGTTTCGGAGTGAATAAGGACGGTTCAGATTCAAAAGAACTTACAAAGGACTATAAATCAGAAATTCTTGTTAAAAAAGATTCAGGTATTAAAAGTGTTAAAGATTTAAAAGGCAAAAAAATCGCGCTGCAAGATGTGACTTCAACTGCAGGGTATACTTTCCCGCTTGTTGAATTAGACAAAGAAGGCGTAAATGTCTTAAAAGACATGAAAGTTGTGAACATGAAAGGTCATGACCAAGCAGTCATTTCATTAATGAACGGCGATGTAGATGCGGCAGCTGTATTCAATGATGCACGTAAAATCGTGAAAAAAGACGAACCGAAAGTCTTTGACGAAACTAAAATTTTAAAATTAACTAAACCGATTCCAAACGACACAATCTCAGTGCGCAGTGATATGGATTCAAAATTCCGCGACAAACTGAAAAAAGCCTTTAAAGATATTGCGAAAACAAAAGAAGGACACAAAGTCATCAGTGAAGTTTACTCTCATGAAAACTACGTAGACAGCAAAGATGAAAACTTCGATATCGTTAGAGAATACGATAAAAAAGTAAAAGAAATGAAGTAA
- the phnC gene encoding phosphonate ABC transporter ATP-binding protein has protein sequence MSQIEFKDVRKVYSNGHVGLDRINLNIEKGDFAVIVGLSGSGKSTLLRSINRLHDITEGEILIDGKSMTKASGNQLLEMRRNIGMIFQNFNLVKRSSVMRNVLSGRVGYHPTWKMILGLFPKEDKIKALEALDRVNILDKYKSRSDELSGGQQQRISIARALCQEPAIILADEPVASLDPLTTKQVMDDLKRINQELGITIIINLHFVDLAREYGTRIIGLRDGQLVFDGPVERATDEAFNEIYGRSIQDEEKLGVN, from the coding sequence ATGAGTCAAATTGAATTTAAAGATGTACGCAAAGTTTATAGTAACGGTCATGTCGGTTTAGACCGTATTAATTTAAATATTGAAAAGGGTGATTTCGCAGTCATTGTCGGATTGTCAGGTTCAGGAAAATCGACATTACTGCGTTCTATCAATCGGCTGCATGATATTACAGAAGGGGAAATTCTGATTGACGGCAAATCGATGACTAAAGCCAGCGGCAATCAACTGCTTGAAATGCGCAGAAATATCGGTATGATTTTCCAAAATTTCAACTTAGTCAAACGTTCTTCGGTGATGCGTAATGTACTCAGCGGACGTGTCGGCTATCATCCGACTTGGAAAATGATTCTCGGTCTATTTCCGAAGGAAGACAAAATCAAAGCATTAGAAGCTTTAGACCGCGTCAATATTTTGGATAAGTATAAATCACGTTCTGATGAATTATCCGGCGGGCAGCAACAGCGTATTTCTATCGCCAGAGCGTTATGCCAAGAACCTGCGATTATTTTAGCAGATGAGCCTGTCGCTTCATTAGACCCCTTAACAACTAAACAAGTGATGGATGATTTGAAACGTATCAATCAAGAATTAGGTATCACAATTATTATCAACTTGCACTTTGTGGATTTAGCACGTGAATACGGCACACGTATTATTGGTTTGCGCGATGGTCAATTGGTCTTTGACGGGCCTGTTGAGCGTGCAACAGATGAAGCCTTTAATGAAATTTACGGCCGTTCTATTCAAGACGAAGAGAAGTTAGGAGTGAATTAA
- the phnE gene encoding phosphonate ABC transporter, permease protein PhnE: MDHAKDYASMLNNKKSFKTTFSAVLVLFLVIWSLNYTGFSIGDLLYGLPQIGVLFTDMFPPDLSYLSHILNPMLDTIRMAIVGTFIGSIIAVPIALLCAKNISRTKWIAMPARFVLNIVRTIPDLLLAAIFVAVFGIGQIPGVLAVIVLTISIVAKLLYEVLEAIDPGPLEAMTAVGANKTKWILFGVVPQALASYVSYVLFAFEINIRAAAVLGLVGAGGIGLFYDQTLGLFQYDKTAVIILFTLLIVVIIDFISSKVREQLT, translated from the coding sequence ATGGATCATGCGAAAGATTATGCGTCGATGTTAAATAACAAGAAATCGTTTAAGACGACTTTTAGTGCAGTCCTTGTACTCTTCTTAGTAATATGGAGTTTGAATTATACGGGATTTAGTATCGGTGATTTATTATACGGCTTGCCTCAAATCGGTGTCTTATTTACAGATATGTTTCCGCCGGATTTAAGTTATTTATCTCACATATTGAATCCAATGTTAGATACGATTCGTATGGCAATCGTAGGTACATTTATCGGTTCTATTATTGCAGTACCTATTGCTTTATTATGTGCCAAGAATATCTCACGTACGAAGTGGATTGCGATGCCGGCACGTTTCGTACTGAACATTGTGCGTACGATACCGGATTTATTACTTGCGGCTATTTTCGTTGCGGTTTTTGGGATTGGCCAAATTCCAGGGGTGCTCGCGGTAATTGTATTAACTATCAGTATCGTCGCAAAATTATTATATGAAGTTTTAGAAGCGATTGATCCAGGCCCTTTAGAAGCCATGACGGCAGTAGGGGCGAATAAAACCAAATGGATTTTGTTCGGTGTCGTTCCGCAGGCACTCGCTTCTTATGTGTCTTATGTATTATTCGCTTTTGAAATCAATATTCGTGCAGCTGCGGTACTTGGTTTAGTCGGTGCCGGCGGTATCGGTCTCTTTTATGACCAAACACTCGGCCTGTTCCAATACGATAAAACGGCAGTGATTATCTTATTTACATTATTGATTGTAGTCATTATTGACTTCATCAGTTCGAAAGTGAGGGAACAACTCACATGA
- the phnE gene encoding phosphonate ABC transporter, permease protein PhnE, with amino-acid sequence MTTMSKTELLNNYSNKQKKIKYTLTALVVAALLIWAFAGMPALEIKDKSRQILGSILQGLTHPDWGFVYQKGGEDLLHGLLETFAIAVVGTILAAIICIPLAFLGAKNIVKLRPVTGTSKFILSIIRVFPEIVMALIFIKAVGPGSFSGVLALGIHSVGMLGKLFAEDIENIDLSATESLKASGANKIKTLVFAVIPQILPTFMSLILYRFELNLRSASILGLIGAGGIGTPLIFALQTRSWDRVGIILIGLVIMVGIVDYISGKIREKIV; translated from the coding sequence ATGACGACAATGAGTAAAACAGAGTTATTGAACAACTACAGCAATAAGCAGAAGAAAATCAAATATACCTTAACAGCACTAGTGGTTGCGGCACTTTTGATTTGGGCTTTTGCCGGTATGCCGGCTTTAGAAATCAAAGACAAATCCCGGCAGATTCTCGGTTCTATCTTACAAGGATTAACTCACCCGGATTGGGGCTTTGTCTATCAAAAAGGCGGAGAAGACTTGCTTCATGGTTTGTTAGAAACCTTTGCGATTGCGGTAGTCGGAACAATATTAGCTGCGATTATCTGTATTCCTTTAGCGTTCTTAGGCGCAAAGAATATTGTCAAACTCCGTCCAGTCACAGGCACAAGCAAATTTATCTTAAGTATTATCAGAGTCTTTCCTGAAATTGTAATGGCTTTAATCTTTATCAAAGCAGTAGGACCAGGATCATTTTCAGGGGTATTGGCACTCGGTATCCATTCAGTAGGGATGCTTGGAAAACTCTTCGCAGAGGATATTGAAAATATCGATTTAAGTGCAACCGAATCGCTTAAAGCAAGCGGCGCAAATAAAATTAAAACATTAGTATTTGCGGTCATCCCGCAAATCTTGCCGACGTTCATGTCATTAATTCTTTACCGTTTTGAGTTGAACTTGCGTTCAGCATCTATCTTAGGCTTAATCGGTGCAGGAGGTATTGGTACACCATTAATCTTTGCCTTGCAGACACGCTCATGGGATCGTGTTGGAATTATCTTAATCGGCTTAGTAATCATGGTCGGTATCGTGGATTACATCTCTGGCAAGATTAGAGAGAAAATTGTATAA